From Artemia franciscana unplaced genomic scaffold, ASM3288406v1 Scaffold_5315, whole genome shotgun sequence, one genomic window encodes:
- the LOC136043385 gene encoding uncharacterized protein LOC136043385, giving the protein MKIFDYFMIAHGKECDFILFSRKGSPVDLNGKIFLCNRPLKQVAVVRYLGFQLDQNLNWKAHGDQVAARVSRGLGLIRRLRNQLPHSALLTLYHSIVMPYISYGCVIWAGGFYTNFKRVQVLQNKVIRLLGNYVHGENDTVNCYRKLMIFNVSQLHDYQLAIFVFQSIYGLSPEIFRQMFIRNSSYHSYETRNMDDLVYECRSSQRGSFGPKFAGPVVWNSLPMSIRLSENVSQFKSRLKNHLLSRK; this is encoded by the coding sequence atgaagatctttgactattttatgattgcacatggtaaagaatgtgattttatattatttagtagGAAAGGAAGTCCAgttgatttaaatggaaaaatatttctttgtaatagGCCATTGAAACAAGTAGCTGTGGTGAGATACCTTGGTTTCCAGCTTGATCAAAATCTGAATTGGAAAGCACATGGTGATCAGGTGGCAGCTAGGGTATCTAGAGGGCTTGGATTGATTCGGCGTCTGAGAAATCAGTTACCTCATTCTGCCcttttaactctttatcattctattgtcatgccttatatttcttatggttgtgtgatATGGGCTGGtggattttatacaaattttaaacgtgttcaggttttacaaaataaagttattagacTACTAGGAAATTATGTCCATGGTGAAAATGATACAGTTAATTGCTATAGGAAACTTATGATCTTTAATGTTAGCCAACTTCATGATTATCAACTtgctatatttgtatttcagagtatttatggtttgtcccctgaaatttttcgtcaaatgtttataaggaattctTCATACCACAGTTATGAGACTAGAAATATGGATGATTTGGTATATGAGTGTCGCAGCTCTCAGAGGGGAAGTTTTGGTCCCAAGTTTGCTGGACCAGTAGTGTGGAATTCTTTACCAATGAGTATAAggttatctgaaaatgttagcCAGTTTAAGAGTAGACTGAAGAATCACCTTCtgagtagaaaataa